In Cherax quadricarinatus isolate ZL_2023a chromosome 38, ASM3850222v1, whole genome shotgun sequence, a single genomic region encodes these proteins:
- the LOC128692939 gene encoding uncharacterized protein, translating into MKASIVASITQIPGNYTSHDLCFGKYFKAVNKIGKMVLISIFTMIYQTLDTNCGTLPLKEYCTKKLKWSHSDINKHFTASERDILSKAPFDSEFICDVTLIFKIITRILGNLAEPIKKELRDLKNLRNTVCHEDLEMNEAELRQRMDDLECVCRAIIEGTAALIGKDLKDLITEVKQGLQDLVNAKLEINDIQSYLQDLEFFRQEKHSKMITEGRKELMATYSKVKILNPCSWLSENNFADFTVDNVFTALRIVDNGINVQVSDILNVTQMKTRYIPRVVIIKGVMGAGKTSLYRYLLNEWCKRSSAVTGLIAIDIVIGIEMRTVSCGSLVQFLREQLLKNTSRLFSESDIIPVLQEMNVLFVIDGMDEASNQGKAIVREIVSKFTDSHIIITTRPEFTLELMQMAEDHIVLQVEGFDDDSQNEFVKKVFAVKYVDIKRRENEIRDFFVYKASACESLSNHLTLPLTLTLLLVLWCDDSLKVTTVSTTTRLYQNIYDMSQKKLTTRLESLGEGHSVSLSRKVRRWLLELGHIAWCMLKEEVLHLSQDHANFLMDICEKEGINPIQTMSTFLKCDLKETLTGTSYYFSFHHSSGQEFLAALYISEEASKSWSLFPLFEDIKCSRLQELIMYVTGLLKINGKMTSSLASEIKCSLISCMGALACDPVIWWRLLEEAEKDPAVCQIVGSFINQVKLWVINSWDAREMIEAKLKLLQETGAAPSEVVIHIQYTTSFIQCSELQNIIMLIGEIGKSKVRLYLDSQFHTAGNQEDIDTHVVPLLKLNRLLEFKGYASELFTSELVKATRVQSLFIRITSLKALFNLHTSIRKHRRWKVKIMPSRKWTLKYLELFLDISTTTKTLEIPQLHFNHHLVVKLAGITDSSAVWAGEVLKRLHKQYNSVILQASDVTLTGMKHLLNTANGVSIKTLRVMSNCVATQEEVNILASKSGVKIGWGCA; encoded by the coding sequence ATGAAGGCTTCTATAGTTGCCTCCATTACCCAGATACCGGGTAATTACACCAGTCATGACCTCTGCTTTGGAAAGTACTTTAAGGCAGTTAATAAGATTGGAAAGATGGTTCTAATCTCAATCTTTACAATGATTTACCAAACCCTCGACACAAATTGTGGAACTCTGCCCTTGAAGGAGTACTGCACCAAGAAACTTAAATGGTCTCACAGTGATATCAATAAGCATTTTACAGCCTCTGAGAGAGATATCTTGTCCAAGGCCCCATTTGATAGTGAGTTTATATGCGATGTTACACTTATTTTCAAAATTATCACAAGGATATTGGGTAATCTAGCAGAGCCAATAAAAAAAGAACTGAGAGATTTAAAGAATCTTAGGAATACTGTATGTCACGAAGATCTGGAAATGAATGAGGCAGAACTAAGGCAACGCATGGATGATCTTGAGTGTGTCTGTCGAGCGATCATTGAGGGCACAGCAGCTCTAATTGGAAAAGATCTCAAAGACTTAataacagaagtaaaacaaggCTTGCAAGATCTTGTGAATGCAAAACTGGAAATTAATGATATACAATCTTATCTACAAGATTTGGAATTTTTTCGACAGGAAAAACATTCTAAAATGATaactgaaggaaggaaagaattaATGGCAACTTATTCTAAAGTCAAGATACTTAATCCTTGTTCGTGGCTCAGCGAAAACAATTTTGCAGACTTTACTGTTGACAATGTTTTTACTGCACTGAGAATAGTTGATAATGGAATAAATGTTCAGGTGAGTGACATTCTAAATGTGACACAAATGAAGACAAGGTATATTCCTCGGGTAGTGATTATCAAGGGTGTTATGGGAGCAGGCAAGACCTCCCTCTATCGCTACTTGTTGAATGAGTGGTGCAAGAGGTCTTCTGCTGTCACTGGCCTGATAGCTATTGATATTGTTATTGGTATAGAGATGCGAACAGTAAGTTGTGGATCACTCGTGCAGTTCCTGAGGGAACAACTTCTTAAGAATACATCACGATTGTTTAGCGAGTCGGACATTATTCCTGTCTTACAAGAGATGAATGTTCTCTTTGTCATAGATGGCATGGATGAAGCAAGCAACCAAGGAAAAGCTATAGTGAGAGAAATTGTGAGTAAGTTTACAGACAGCCACATTATTATAACCACCAGGCCTGAATTTACTTTGGAACTAATGCAAATGGCAGAAGATCACATTGTTTTGCAAGTTGAGGGTTTTGATGATGATAGCCAAAATGAATTTGTGAAGAAAGTCTTTGCTGTTAAGTACGTGGACATAAAACGTCGAGAGAATGAGATCAGAGACTTCTTTGTATACAAAGCCAGTGCTTGCGAGTCTCTCAGCAACCACTTAACACTGCCTCTGACGCTGACACTTTTACTTGTTTTGTGGTGTGATGATTCACTAAAAGTAactactgtcagtaccacaacacgCCTTTACCAAAATATTTATGACATGTCTCAAAAGAAATTAACTACTCGATTGGAAAGCCTTGGGGAGGGGCATAGTGTCTCTCTCAGTCGTAAGGTGCGACGATGGTTGCTTGAGCTGGGTCACATCGCATGGTGCATGCTGAAAGAAGAGGTTCTTCACTTGAGCCAAGATCATGCGAACTTCCTTATGGACATATGCGAGAAGGAAGGTATTAATCCCATACAAACTATGTCAACTTTTTTAAAATGTGATTTAAAAGAAACCTTGACTGGCACCTCATATTATTTTTCTTTTCACCATAGCTCTGGACAGGAGTTTTTAGCAGCGCTGTATATTAGTGAAGAAGCATCTAAGTCTTGGTCTCTCTTCCCTCTATTTGAGGACATCAAGTGCTCAAGACTCCAGGAACTGATTATGTATGTTACTGGTCTCTTGAAAATTAATGGTAAGATGACTTCATCTTTAGCCAGCGAGATAAAATGTTCCCTAATTAGCTGTATGGGAGCCTTAGCCTGCGACCCCGTTATCTGGTGGCGACTCCTGGAGGAGGCCGAGAAAGATCCTGCAGTGTGTCAGATTGTGGGTTCATTCATTAACCAAGTTAAACTGTGGGTTATAAATTCTTGGGATGCTCGAGAAATGATCGAAGCTAAACTTAAATTATTACAAGAAACAGGTGCCGCACCCAGTGAGGTTGTCATtcacatacagtacactaccaGCTTCATCCAGTGCTCTGAACTACAAAATATTATTATGTTaataggagagatagggaagagtAAAGTTAGGTTATACCTTGACAGTCAGTTCCATACTGCAGGTAACCAAGAAGACATTGACACTCATGTAGTGCCATTGCTCAAGCTCAATCGATTGCTGGAATTTAAAGGCTATGCAAGCGAACTATTCACATCAGAACTTGTTAAAGCTACTAGAGTTCAGTCACTATTTATCAGGATTACTTCCCTTAAAGCCTTGTTTAATCTTCAtaccagcatcaggaaacacaGACGCTGGAAAGTAAAAATCATGCCATCCAGAAAATGGACACTAAAATATTTAGAGCTATTTCTTGATATCAGCACCACTACTAAAACTTTGGAAATACCTCAATTACACTTCAACCACCACCTGGTAGTCAAGCTAGCTGGCATAACAGATTCAAGTGCTGTTTGGGCTGGGGAGGTTCTGAAGAGGCTACACAAACAATACAATTCAGTCATTCTTCAAGCATCTGATGTAACTCTCACAGGCATGAAGCACCTACTAAATACTGCTAATGGTGTCTCCATAAAGACTCTCCGTGTCATGTCCAACTGTGTGGCCACACAGGAGGAGGTTAACATCCTTGCTTCAAAGAGTGGAGTCAAAATTGGATGGGGATGTGCCTAA